One Parageobacillus sp. KH3-4 genomic region harbors:
- a CDS encoding multicopper oxidase family protein, producing the protein MKKLLIGTIVAGVVALGASCSNNASPHSSMQGHNASKEENTAKHSSRQLPLATTTEVLSGKEIHLTAKEALLQINDKVKLPVYTYNGSVPGPQIRVKQGDTVKIHLKNELPEPITIHWHGYPVPNSQDGVPGVTMNAIKPGETFTYEFTATVPGTYWYHSHQESAKQVDKGLYGTLIVEPKHEEKADRDYTLVLDEWVSDPNEENMHMNGMDHSNMEHGNGSDHQHMNMNRIGHDMSMYDIFTINGKSGSAVKPLKVKKGEKVRLRLVNAGYMSHQLHLHGHEFKIVAADGQPLNDPQPIKDELLNIAPGERYDIEFTANNPGEWLLECHGNMKGADSMKVKIQYEGEKGSADKANATEDLPVVDMTSYGKQKLGEFTLDQKYDVEYTMNLGTAMGKDGMVYTINGKTYPETTPVHVKKGDLVKVKLVNDSPADLHPMHLHGHFFQVLSKNGKPMTGSPLIKDTLNLNPGEEYVIAFKADNPGNWMFHCHDLHHASAGMVTEVKYKDYKSDYAPNPNDTTNHPE; encoded by the coding sequence ATGAAAAAATTATTGATTGGAACGATTGTAGCGGGAGTCGTTGCCCTCGGCGCGTCCTGCTCCAATAATGCCTCGCCTCATAGTTCGATGCAGGGGCACAATGCGTCAAAGGAAGAAAACACGGCCAAGCATTCCAGCAGGCAATTGCCTTTGGCCACAACCACAGAAGTTTTATCTGGTAAAGAGATTCATCTTACCGCCAAGGAAGCATTATTGCAAATCAATGATAAAGTAAAACTTCCGGTCTACACATACAATGGATCAGTGCCTGGGCCGCAAATTCGTGTGAAACAAGGGGACACTGTTAAAATCCATTTGAAAAATGAATTACCAGAACCGATTACGATTCATTGGCATGGCTATCCTGTTCCAAATAGTCAAGACGGAGTACCAGGTGTTACGATGAACGCGATTAAACCGGGAGAAACCTTTACGTATGAATTCACGGCAACCGTGCCGGGAACGTATTGGTATCATTCCCATCAAGAGAGCGCAAAACAAGTGGATAAGGGATTATATGGCACACTGATCGTAGAGCCTAAACACGAGGAAAAAGCGGATCGGGATTATACGCTTGTGTTGGATGAATGGGTGAGCGATCCCAATGAAGAAAATATGCATATGAATGGGATGGATCATAGCAATATGGAACACGGAAATGGCTCCGATCACCAACATATGAACATGAACAGAATAGGCCATGATATGAGCATGTATGACATTTTCACCATCAACGGGAAAAGCGGTTCCGCTGTAAAACCTTTAAAAGTGAAAAAAGGCGAAAAAGTGCGCCTTCGCCTTGTAAACGCAGGATACATGTCCCATCAACTGCACCTGCATGGCCACGAATTTAAAATTGTCGCAGCAGACGGACAGCCGTTAAACGATCCGCAGCCGATCAAAGACGAACTTTTGAATATCGCTCCGGGAGAACGTTACGATATTGAATTTACAGCGAATAATCCGGGCGAATGGTTACTAGAATGCCATGGCAATATGAAAGGCGCCGATAGCATGAAAGTAAAAATCCAATATGAAGGCGAAAAAGGCAGTGCCGATAAAGCGAATGCAACAGAAGATTTGCCTGTCGTGGACATGACAAGCTACGGAAAACAGAAGCTGGGAGAATTTACGTTAGATCAAAAATACGATGTAGAATACACGATGAATTTAGGGACAGCCATGGGCAAAGATGGCATGGTCTACACGATCAATGGGAAAACGTATCCTGAAACGACACCTGTCCATGTGAAGAAAGGCGATCTCGTCAAAGTAAAACTAGTGAACGATTCACCGGCAGATTTACATCCCATGCATTTACACGGACACTTTTTCCAAGTATTAAGCAAAAACGGCAAGCCAATGACAGGTTCCCCATTGATAAAGGATACCTTGAACCTAAATCCGGGTGAAGAATATGTCATTGCATTTAAAGCGGATAATCCGGGAAACTGGATGT